In one Pseudomonas sp. R84 genomic region, the following are encoded:
- a CDS encoding type II toxin-antitoxin system RelE/ParE family toxin: MIKSFQHKGLRGFYETGSTRGIRADHAKRLSRMLQFMDRATIPADLDLPGWRLHPLKGELTEYWSLSVSGNWRVIFRFVGSDIELVDYLDYH, from the coding sequence ATGATCAAATCCTTTCAGCACAAAGGCCTTCGCGGCTTCTATGAAACAGGTTCGACTCGCGGGATTCGTGCCGACCACGCAAAACGGCTGTCGCGCATGCTGCAGTTCATGGATCGCGCTACGATTCCCGCAGACTTGGATCTTCCGGGCTGGCGCCTGCATCCATTGAAAGGTGAGCTGACGGAGTACTGGTCGCTGAGCGTTTCAGGCAACTGGCGAGTGATCTTTCGTTTTGTCGGTTCGGACATCGAATTGGTCGATTATCTGGACTACCACTGA
- a CDS encoding HigA family addiction module antitoxin has protein sequence MPMHNPPHPGETLLMDVLPELGISVTELARHLGFARPHLSRVLHGHAPISPDLAVRLERAGIGKARVWLGVQTDYDLWQAEHREQPVIELIAVHA, from the coding sequence ATGCCCATGCACAACCCGCCACACCCCGGTGAAACACTGCTGATGGATGTCTTGCCCGAGCTTGGCATCAGCGTGACCGAATTGGCCCGACACTTGGGCTTCGCACGCCCGCATCTTTCACGTGTATTACACGGACATGCGCCAATCAGCCCGGATCTGGCTGTACGTCTTGAGCGTGCTGGCATTGGCAAGGCGCGCGTGTGGCTAGGCGTACAAACCGACTATGATCTGTGGCAAGCGGAGCATCGGGAGCAACCGGTTATCGAACTGATCGCTGTCCACGCCTGA
- a CDS encoding DJ-1 family glyoxalase III, with protein sequence MTFRALITLAEGIDDLQSVTLIDVLRRAGIEVVAASIEGRRMLTCARGTRLTADGVLVDVLAQTFDLIVLPGGAVGAQHLAAHQPLQQLLKDQSSAGRLFAAIAESPAVALQAFGVLRQRRMTCLPGASHQLSGCTFVDQPVLVDGNCITAQGSSAALEFALTLVEQLGGKALRVKVAGEL encoded by the coding sequence ATGACCTTTAGAGCCCTGATTACCCTCGCCGAGGGCATCGATGATCTGCAAAGCGTGACCCTGATCGACGTGTTGCGCCGCGCCGGCATCGAAGTGGTCGCCGCCAGTATTGAAGGACGACGCATGCTCACCTGCGCGCGTGGTACACGACTGACCGCCGACGGCGTGCTGGTCGATGTGCTGGCGCAAACTTTTGACCTGATCGTCCTGCCCGGCGGCGCCGTCGGCGCACAACACCTGGCGGCGCATCAACCGCTGCAACAACTGCTCAAGGATCAATCCAGCGCCGGACGCCTGTTCGCCGCCATTGCCGAATCCCCGGCCGTCGCCCTGCAAGCCTTCGGCGTGCTGCGCCAGCGTCGCATGACCTGCCTGCCCGGCGCCAGCCATCAACTCTCGGGTTGTACGTTTGTTGATCAACCGGTGCTGGTCGACGGCAACTGCATCACCGCGCAAGGCTCCAGCGCTGCACTGGAGTTTGCCTTGACGCTGGTCGAGCAACTCGGCGGCAAGGCCTTGCGGGTGAAAGTGGCGGGGGAGTTGTAG
- a CDS encoding DUF4879 domain-containing protein, whose amino-acid sequence MAGMSTAWAASAPPLTQVKVIKVQSPACGLEDIGDGQTHTQCNHNGPSIKVYVLEVGYGQSQPHAKLDGFEVNGTRARVCAFDNGNLTECSPGRSTVGYLYTFDLAGKQEGTFTFSNTSINAPRNTMSTQLYIK is encoded by the coding sequence ATGGCCGGGATGTCGACAGCCTGGGCCGCATCGGCGCCACCGTTGACACAAGTGAAAGTCATCAAAGTGCAATCGCCGGCCTGCGGCCTTGAAGACATCGGCGATGGGCAGACGCACACCCAATGCAATCACAACGGGCCGAGCATCAAAGTCTATGTACTGGAAGTCGGATACGGCCAGAGCCAGCCGCATGCCAAGCTGGACGGGTTCGAGGTGAACGGCACCCGAGCACGGGTCTGTGCCTTTGATAATGGAAACCTGACCGAATGCAGTCCGGGCCGTAGCACCGTCGGTTATCTTTACACCTTCGATCTGGCGGGCAAACAGGAAGGCACCTTCACCTTCAGCAACACCTCGATCAACGCGCCACGCAACACGATGTCGACCCAGCTTTACATCAAGTAA
- a CDS encoding NCS2 family permease translates to MLERLFQLKAHNTNVRTEILAGITTFLAMAYILFVNPSILGETGMDKGAVFVATCLAAAIGSTIMGLIANYPIALAPGMGLNAFFTYTVVLHMGHTWQVALGAVFISAVCFFLLSIFRIREWIINSIPLPLRSAIAAGIGLFLALIALHNAGIVVSNPATMVGLGDLKAPAPILATLGFALIVALEALKVRGAVLIGILAVTIISIAMGFTPFNGVTSMPPSLAPTFMQLDIKGALDIGLVSVIFAFLFVDLFDNSGTLIGVAKRAGLMGKDGHMPKMGRALIADSTAAMAGSLLGTSTTTSYIESAAGVSAGGRTGLTAIVVAILFLLALFFSPLAASVPAFATAPALLFVAVLMTSGLAEIDWDDITVAAPVVVTALAMPFTYSIANGIAFGFIAWTVIKLLSGRARELNPALVILSILFVIKLGWFNA, encoded by the coding sequence ATGCTGGAAAGGCTGTTTCAACTCAAGGCACACAACACCAACGTGCGCACCGAGATTCTCGCGGGCATCACGACGTTCCTGGCCATGGCCTACATTCTGTTCGTCAATCCGAGCATTCTCGGTGAGACCGGCATGGACAAGGGCGCAGTGTTCGTCGCTACCTGTCTGGCCGCCGCGATCGGTTCGACGATCATGGGCCTGATCGCCAACTACCCGATTGCCCTCGCTCCGGGCATGGGCCTGAATGCCTTCTTCACCTACACCGTGGTCTTGCACATGGGCCACACCTGGCAAGTCGCACTGGGTGCCGTGTTCATTTCCGCCGTGTGCTTCTTCCTGTTGTCGATCTTCCGTATCCGTGAATGGATCATCAACAGTATTCCACTGCCACTGCGCTCGGCGATTGCTGCCGGTATCGGCCTGTTCCTGGCACTGATCGCCCTGCACAACGCCGGCATCGTGGTCAGCAACCCGGCGACCATGGTCGGCCTCGGTGACTTGAAAGCCCCGGCACCGATCCTCGCCACCCTTGGCTTTGCCCTGATCGTTGCCCTCGAAGCGCTGAAAGTGCGCGGTGCAGTACTGATCGGCATTCTGGCGGTGACCATCATTTCCATCGCGATGGGCTTCACCCCGTTCAACGGCGTGACCTCGATGCCACCTTCGCTGGCACCGACCTTTATGCAACTGGACATCAAAGGCGCACTGGACATCGGACTGGTCAGCGTGATTTTCGCCTTCCTGTTCGTCGACCTGTTTGACAACTCCGGCACCCTGATCGGCGTTGCCAAGCGCGCCGGCCTGATGGGCAAGGACGGCCATATGCCGAAAATGGGCCGCGCACTGATCGCCGACAGCACCGCGGCCATGGCCGGCTCGCTGCTGGGCACTTCGACCACCACCAGTTACATCGAGTCCGCTGCTGGCGTGAGTGCTGGCGGCCGTACCGGTCTGACGGCCATCGTCGTGGCGATTCTGTTCCTGCTGGCGCTGTTCTTTTCGCCACTGGCGGCCAGCGTTCCGGCCTTCGCCACTGCACCAGCGCTGCTGTTCGTCGCCGTGTTGATGACTTCCGGTCTGGCCGAAATAGACTGGGACGACATCACCGTTGCCGCGCCAGTTGTCGTGACCGCACTGGCCATGCCATTCACTTACTCGATCGCCAACGGCATCGCCTTCGGTTTCATCGCCTGGACCGTGATCAAGCTGCTGTCGGGCCGTGCCCGTGAGCTGAACCCGGCGCTGGTGATTCTGTCGATTCTGTTTGTGATCAAGTTGGGTTGGTTCAACGCATGA
- the trmA gene encoding tRNA (uridine(54)-C5)-methyltransferase TrmA gives MTFDSQAYAEQLEAKVTRLRDLLAPFDAPEPTVFDSPLQNFRLRAEFRLWREGGDRHYAMFAQDDKRTPILIEEFPIASLRINQLMPQLKAAWQASSALSHKLFQVEFLTTLSGDAMITLCYHRPLDEHWHAAATKLAADLGVSIIGRSKGKREVLGLDYVVEKLDVGGRTFSYRQPEGAFTQPNGTVNQKMLNWAYEALGDRNDDLLELYCGNGNFTLPLATRVRKVLATEISKTSVNAALSNLSENAVDNVTLVRLSAEELTEALNEVRPFRRLQGIDLKSYEFGSVFVDPPRAGMDPDTCELTRRFDNILYISCNPETLAANIAQLHDTHRITQCALFDQFPWTHHMESGVLLTRR, from the coding sequence ATGACTTTCGATTCCCAGGCTTACGCCGAGCAACTAGAAGCCAAGGTCACGCGTTTGCGTGATCTGCTGGCACCGTTCGATGCACCTGAGCCGACGGTGTTCGACTCGCCGCTGCAGAACTTCCGTCTGCGCGCCGAGTTCCGCCTGTGGCGCGAAGGCGGCGATCGGCATTACGCAATGTTTGCTCAGGATGACAAACGCACGCCGATTCTGATCGAAGAATTCCCGATTGCCAGCCTGCGCATCAATCAGTTGATGCCGCAGTTGAAAGCGGCATGGCAGGCCAGTTCGGCGCTGAGCCACAAACTGTTTCAGGTGGAGTTCCTGACCACGCTGTCCGGCGATGCGATGATCACCCTGTGCTACCACCGTCCGCTGGACGAGCACTGGCACGCGGCGGCGACGAAACTGGCGGCGGATCTCGGCGTCAGCATCATCGGTCGCTCGAAGGGCAAACGCGAAGTGCTTGGCCTCGATTACGTGGTCGAGAAACTCGACGTCGGCGGTCGCACGTTCAGCTATCGCCAGCCGGAAGGCGCGTTCACCCAGCCTAACGGCACGGTGAACCAGAAGATGCTCAACTGGGCGTACGAAGCGCTAGGCGATCGCAACGACGATCTGCTGGAGCTGTACTGCGGCAACGGCAACTTCACCCTGCCGCTCGCCACTCGCGTGCGCAAAGTGCTGGCCACCGAAATCAGCAAGACCTCGGTCAACGCTGCATTGAGCAACCTCAGCGAAAACGCTGTGGATAATGTCACTCTGGTACGTTTGTCCGCCGAAGAACTGACCGAAGCGCTCAACGAAGTGCGCCCGTTCCGTCGCCTGCAAGGCATCGACCTGAAGAGCTACGAGTTCGGCAGCGTCTTCGTCGACCCGCCGCGTGCCGGCATGGACCCGGACACCTGCGAGCTGACCCGGCGCTTCGACAACATCCTGTACATCTCCTGCAACCCGGAAACCCTGGCGGCGAACATCGCCCAGTTGCACGACACGCACCGTATTACCCAGTGCGCGTTGTTTGACCAGTTCCCGTGGACGCATCACATGGAATCGGGTGTGTTGCTGACCCGGCGTTGA
- a CDS encoding DUF2442 domain-containing protein — protein sequence MKVIKAKPSTHRPLTKEMIDAAILQGEARRASSLQAVSVTFEESSLVIRFEDGSGVLLPVSQYPEFDGFDAGDYEGLTVGFAGTALCHEGKDLDVSIAGMISASPSLMKMAASVVASRNGRQSSAAKSEAARANGKKGGRPRKADPAL from the coding sequence ATGAAAGTCATCAAGGCTAAGCCATCCACACATCGTCCCCTGACGAAGGAGATGATCGACGCCGCCATCCTGCAAGGGGAGGCACGCCGAGCGAGTAGCTTGCAGGCTGTCTCCGTAACCTTTGAAGAATCATCTCTGGTCATCCGTTTTGAGGATGGCAGTGGTGTGTTGCTTCCGGTGAGCCAGTATCCAGAGTTTGACGGGTTTGATGCAGGCGATTACGAGGGGCTGACAGTCGGATTCGCAGGCACTGCGCTTTGCCATGAGGGCAAAGACCTTGACGTTTCCATTGCCGGGATGATTTCAGCGAGCCCGTCACTCATGAAGATGGCTGCGTCGGTGGTTGCATCGCGTAACGGTCGTCAAAGCAGTGCTGCAAAGTCCGAAGCTGCTCGAGCGAATGGCAAAAAGGGCGGGCGACCACGCAAGGCCGATCCCGCTTTGTAA
- a CDS encoding DUF4160 domain-containing protein has product MKVCSYKGLSIVIMLRDEHCPPHVHVNAGSWSARLQFSFWHNDIELWDVMPLSRRPPLTVLEGLCRSLEQPAHLRRARGIWWSRLQTVCLDNQLWDSHSNEVLGMKLVTDKTHRVGSARYLPEEGKTLLTLIGALEGVEIDL; this is encoded by the coding sequence ATGAAGGTGTGCAGCTACAAAGGATTGTCGATTGTCATCATGTTGCGAGATGAGCATTGCCCCCCGCACGTTCACGTGAATGCAGGTAGCTGGAGCGCCCGATTACAGTTCAGTTTCTGGCACAACGATATTGAGCTTTGGGATGTCATGCCGCTTTCTCGTCGACCACCGTTAACCGTGCTGGAAGGCTTGTGTCGATCTCTTGAGCAGCCTGCTCATCTGCGACGAGCACGCGGGATCTGGTGGTCAAGATTGCAAACTGTCTGTCTCGACAATCAATTGTGGGACAGCCATTCAAACGAAGTGCTGGGGATGAAACTCGTCACTGACAAGACACACAGAGTGGGATCGGCGCGTTATCTGCCAGAAGAGGGCAAAACTCTTCTGACATTGATAGGCGCATTGGAAGGAGTGGAAATCGATTTATGA
- the aroQ gene encoding type II 3-dehydroquinate dehydratase, with protein MPPIVLVLNGPNLNLLGTREPATYGHETLADISALCGRAAEEFGLAVEFRQTNHEGELLDWIHAARGRCAGIVINPAAWTHTSVAIRDALVASELPVIEVHLSNVHAREPFRHHSFVSAIATAVMAGFGSHGYRLALEHFSQRLKG; from the coding sequence ATGCCCCCTATCGTTCTGGTGCTCAATGGCCCGAACCTGAACCTGCTCGGCACTCGCGAGCCGGCCACTTACGGTCACGAAACCCTGGCGGATATCTCGGCGTTATGCGGTCGCGCGGCAGAAGAGTTCGGCCTGGCCGTGGAGTTTCGCCAGACCAATCACGAAGGCGAACTGCTCGACTGGATTCACGCTGCCCGCGGCCGTTGCGCCGGGATCGTGATCAATCCGGCGGCGTGGACGCACACCTCGGTAGCGATTCGCGATGCGCTGGTGGCCAGCGAACTGCCGGTGATCGAAGTGCACCTGTCCAACGTCCACGCCCGCGAGCCGTTTCGTCATCACTCGTTTGTCTCGGCGATTGCCACGGCGGTGATGGCCGGGTTTGGCAGTCATGGCTATCGCCTGGCGCTGGAACATTTCAGCCAGCGGTTGAAGGGGTAA
- a CDS encoding shikimate dehydrogenase, protein MSRSNVILAGLIGAGIQASRTPALHEHEGDAQGLRYLYRLIDLDQLNMDSTALPDLLLAAERMNYTGLNITFPCKQAIIPLLDELSPEAKGIGAVNTVVLKDGKRVGHNTDCLGFAEGFRRGLKDAARERVVQMGAGGAGAAVAHALLSEGVQQLSIFDVDSERAESLANNLNQHFGFGRAVAGRDLPSSLNLANGLVNTTPMGMAKLPGMPVPVELLRKELWVAEIVYFPLETELLRNARALGCRTLDGGNMAVFQAVKAFELFSGVVPDAQRMLAHFQSMNG, encoded by the coding sequence ATGTCTCGCTCTAACGTAATACTCGCCGGGCTGATTGGCGCCGGCATTCAGGCCTCGCGCACACCAGCGCTGCATGAGCATGAAGGCGATGCCCAAGGCCTGCGTTATCTATACCGATTGATCGATCTCGATCAACTGAACATGGACAGCACTGCCCTTCCCGACCTGCTGCTGGCGGCCGAGCGGATGAACTACACCGGGCTGAACATCACTTTCCCGTGCAAGCAGGCGATCATCCCGCTGCTCGATGAACTGTCGCCGGAAGCCAAAGGCATCGGCGCGGTGAACACGGTAGTGCTGAAGGACGGCAAACGTGTCGGTCACAACACGGACTGCCTCGGTTTCGCCGAAGGTTTTCGCCGAGGTCTGAAAGACGCCGCCCGCGAGCGTGTAGTCCAGATGGGTGCCGGTGGAGCAGGCGCGGCAGTGGCCCACGCATTGTTGAGCGAAGGCGTACAGCAACTGAGCATTTTCGATGTCGACAGTGAGCGCGCCGAGAGCCTAGCGAACAATCTCAATCAGCATTTTGGCTTTGGTCGTGCAGTGGCCGGTCGGGATCTGCCGAGCTCGCTGAATCTGGCTAACGGTCTGGTCAACACTACGCCAATGGGCATGGCCAAACTGCCGGGCATGCCGGTACCAGTCGAGCTGCTGCGCAAGGAATTGTGGGTGGCGGAGATTGTGTACTTCCCGCTGGAAACCGAACTGCTGCGCAATGCTCGCGCGCTGGGTTGCCGGACGCTGGATGGCGGCAATATGGCGGTGTTTCAGGCAGTGAAGGCGTTTGAACTGTTCAGCGGCGTGGTGCCGGATGCGCAGCGCATGCTCGCGCACTTTCAAAGCATGAATGGCTAA
- a CDS encoding TetR family transcriptional regulator, with the protein MTMNSELSAATEVSAVEPRKSRKNNPEKTRENILQEAIVEFVQQGLSGARVDAIAERIHTSKRMIYYYFGSKEQLYVEVLEKLYGDIRSTENRLHLAELAPVEAIRRLVEFTFDHHDRNVDFVRIVSIENIHNAEYVKRSDAIKAMNNTILDSLGEILRRGADEGVFRAGLDALDVHLLISSFCFYRVSNRHTFGEIFQIDLPDESIKQRHREMICESVLRYLQA; encoded by the coding sequence ATGACGATGAATTCAGAACTTTCCGCAGCGACCGAAGTATCCGCCGTGGAGCCGCGCAAGAGTCGCAAGAACAACCCGGAAAAGACCCGCGAGAACATCTTGCAAGAGGCGATCGTCGAGTTCGTCCAGCAAGGCTTGTCCGGCGCTCGCGTGGACGCGATCGCCGAGCGTATTCACACCTCCAAACGCATGATCTATTACTACTTCGGTAGCAAGGAGCAGTTGTACGTCGAGGTACTGGAGAAGCTTTACGGCGATATTCGCAGCACCGAAAACCGCCTGCACCTGGCCGAGTTGGCGCCGGTGGAGGCGATTCGCCGATTGGTCGAGTTCACCTTCGATCACCACGACCGCAATGTCGATTTCGTGCGCATCGTCAGCATTGAAAATATCCACAACGCCGAATACGTGAAGCGTTCCGATGCGATCAAGGCAATGAACAACACCATCCTCGATTCGCTCGGTGAGATTCTGCGTCGTGGCGCTGATGAAGGTGTATTCCGCGCCGGGCTCGACGCGCTGGATGTGCATTTGCTGATCAGTTCGTTCTGCTTCTATCGCGTATCGAACCGGCACACGTTTGGCGAGATTTTTCAGATTGATCTGCCGGATGAAAGTATCAAGCAGCGTCATCGCGAGATGATTTGCGAATCGGTGCTGCGCTACCTGCAGGCCTGA
- the quiC gene encoding 3-dehydroshikimate dehydratase QuiC, whose translation MQRSIATVSLSGTLPEKLEAIAAAGFDGVEIFENDLLYYDGSPREIKQMCADLGIAITLFQPFRDFEGCRRDRLARNLERAERKFDLMQELGTDLVLVCSNASADSVGDQQILVDDLRLLAEHAGARGLRIGYEALAWGRHVNTYQQVWDIVRQADHPSLGVLLDSFHTLSLKGDPRPIADIPGDKIFFVQMADAPILAMDVLEWSRHFRCFPGQGEFDLPGFLAPIIQSGYTGPLSLEIFNDGFRAAPPRANAADGLRSLLYLEEKTRQRLEQEAQPVANREILFETPKASEYNGIEFLEFAVDESLGAKLSNWLERLGFVKAGQHRSKSVSLLRQGDINLILNSEPYSFAHSFFEAHGPSLCATAVRVKDSASALARAVAYKGQPYRGLVGPNELELAAVRAPDGSLIYLVDEQADVYGTDFNLLADAPARGGLKRIDHMAMALPADSLDSWVLFYKSLLDFEADDEVVLPDPYGLVKSRALRSRDSSIRLPLNISENRNTAISHALSSYRGSGVHHIAFDCDDIFAEVSRAKEAGVPLLDIPLNYYDDLAARFDFDDEFLSELAYYNVLYDRDAQGGELFHVYTEPFEGRFFFEIIQRKNGYAGYGAANVAVRLAAMAKSRSGAVRQAKL comes from the coding sequence ATGCAGCGTTCCATTGCCACCGTTTCCTTGAGCGGCACCCTGCCGGAAAAACTCGAAGCCATCGCCGCCGCCGGGTTCGACGGGGTGGAGATTTTCGAAAACGACCTCCTGTACTACGACGGCAGTCCGCGGGAAATTAAACAGATGTGCGCTGATCTCGGCATCGCCATCACTCTGTTTCAGCCGTTCCGCGATTTCGAAGGCTGCCGCCGCGATCGCCTGGCGCGCAATCTTGAGCGCGCCGAACGCAAGTTCGACCTGATGCAGGAACTGGGCACCGATCTGGTGCTGGTCTGCAGCAATGCCTCGGCCGACAGCGTCGGCGACCAACAAATTCTGGTCGATGACCTGCGACTGCTGGCCGAGCATGCCGGTGCGCGCGGCTTGCGCATTGGTTACGAAGCGCTGGCGTGGGGCCGTCACGTCAACACGTATCAACAGGTCTGGGACATCGTGCGCCAAGCCGATCACCCGAGCCTCGGCGTGTTGCTCGACAGCTTCCATACGCTGTCGTTGAAGGGCGATCCGCGCCCTATCGCCGACATTCCCGGCGACAAGATCTTCTTCGTGCAGATGGCCGACGCGCCGATTCTGGCCATGGACGTTCTTGAGTGGAGCCGGCACTTCCGCTGCTTCCCCGGCCAGGGCGAGTTCGATCTGCCGGGGTTCCTCGCGCCGATCATCCAGAGTGGTTACACCGGACCGCTGTCGCTGGAAATCTTCAATGACGGCTTCCGCGCCGCGCCGCCACGGGCCAATGCCGCCGACGGTTTGCGTTCGCTGCTGTATCTGGAAGAGAAGACTCGCCAGCGTCTGGAGCAGGAAGCCCAGCCTGTGGCCAATCGCGAAATCCTTTTCGAAACACCGAAGGCCAGCGAGTACAACGGCATCGAGTTTCTTGAATTCGCCGTGGATGAAAGCCTCGGCGCCAAGCTGTCGAACTGGCTGGAGCGCCTCGGTTTCGTCAAGGCCGGGCAGCACCGCTCCAAGAGCGTGAGCCTGCTGCGTCAGGGCGACATCAACCTGATCCTCAACTCCGAACCGTATTCGTTTGCTCACAGCTTTTTCGAGGCCCACGGCCCATCGCTGTGCGCCACCGCCGTGCGGGTCAAGGACAGCGCCAGTGCCTTGGCCCGCGCCGTCGCTTACAAAGGTCAGCCCTATCGTGGACTGGTCGGCCCCAATGAACTGGAGCTGGCAGCGGTGCGCGCGCCGGACGGCAGCCTGATTTATCTGGTGGATGAACAGGCCGATGTCTACGGCACCGATTTCAATCTGCTGGCAGATGCGCCGGCACGCGGCGGTCTCAAGCGTATCGATCACATGGCCATGGCACTGCCGGCCGACAGCCTCGACAGTTGGGTGCTGTTCTACAAGAGCCTGCTGGATTTCGAAGCGGACGACGAAGTGGTGCTGCCCGATCCGTATGGACTGGTGAAAAGTCGCGCACTGCGCAGTCGCGACAGTTCGATCCGCTTGCCGTTGAACATCTCCGAGAACCGCAACACCGCGATCTCCCACGCGCTGTCGAGTTATCGCGGCTCTGGAGTGCACCACATCGCCTTCGATTGTGACGATATCTTCGCCGAAGTCAGTCGCGCCAAAGAGGCCGGCGTACCGTTGCTGGATATTCCGCTCAACTATTACGATGACCTTGCTGCGCGCTTCGATTTCGACGACGAATTCCTCAGCGAACTGGCCTATTACAACGTCTTGTACGACCGTGATGCCCAGGGCGGTGAACTGTTCCACGTCTACACCGAACCGTTCGAAGGGCGCTTCTTCTTCGAGATCATCCAGCGCAAGAACGGCTATGCCGGTTACGGCGCAGCGAACGTCGCGGTGCGTCTGGCGGCGATGGCCAAATCACGCAGTGGTGCGGTGCGCCAGGCGAAGTTGTAG
- a CDS encoding MFS transporter, with translation MIPSQTSRMAPAMSTASGGIGDKIRGAMAVGKTRWGMLALVFFATTLNYIDRAALGVMQPILAKEMSWTAMDYANINFWFQVGYAIGFVLQGRLIDRVGVKRVFFCAVLLWSLATGAHGLATSAVGFMVCRFILGLTEAANYPACVKTTRLWFPAGERAVATGIFNAGTNVGAMFTPMLLPLVLHVWGWQAAFLCMSALGGIWLLFWGLKYFNPEDHPSVKQSELDYIQQEVEPEQARVPFSKILRMRGTWAFALAYSLTAPVFWFYLYWLPPFLNQQYNLGINVTQMGIPLIIIYVTADFGSVGGGILSSFLIGRGMNSIKARLLSMFLFACCIIGVVMAAGSANLWVAVAAISLAIGAHQAWTANIWSLVMDYTPKHMMSTVFGFGGMCAAIGGMFMTQIVGHILTVTNNNYTVLFTLIPAMYFIALTWMYFMAPRKIPTVTE, from the coding sequence ATGATTCCTTCACAGACTTCCCGCATGGCCCCGGCCATGAGCACTGCCTCAGGTGGCATCGGCGACAAGATCCGCGGCGCCATGGCTGTCGGCAAGACCCGTTGGGGCATGCTGGCGCTGGTGTTTTTCGCCACGACCCTGAACTACATCGACCGCGCCGCCCTCGGCGTCATGCAGCCAATCCTCGCCAAGGAAATGAGCTGGACGGCGATGGATTACGCCAACATCAACTTCTGGTTTCAGGTCGGCTACGCGATCGGTTTCGTCCTGCAAGGTCGCTTGATCGACCGGGTCGGCGTCAAGCGCGTGTTCTTCTGCGCCGTGCTGCTGTGGAGCCTGGCCACCGGTGCCCACGGTCTGGCAACGTCAGCCGTTGGCTTTATGGTCTGCCGGTTTATTCTCGGTCTGACTGAAGCGGCGAACTACCCGGCCTGCGTGAAAACCACGCGCCTGTGGTTCCCGGCCGGCGAACGTGCGGTTGCCACCGGCATCTTCAACGCCGGCACCAACGTCGGTGCGATGTTCACGCCGATGCTGCTGCCACTGGTGCTGCACGTCTGGGGCTGGCAAGCGGCGTTCCTGTGCATGTCGGCACTCGGCGGGATCTGGCTGCTGTTCTGGGGTTTGAAGTACTTCAACCCGGAAGATCATCCGAGCGTCAAACAGTCCGAACTGGACTACATCCAGCAAGAAGTCGAACCAGAGCAGGCCCGCGTACCGTTCTCGAAAATCCTGCGCATGCGTGGTACCTGGGCCTTCGCCCTCGCCTACTCGCTGACCGCGCCGGTGTTCTGGTTCTACCTGTACTGGCTGCCGCCGTTTCTCAATCAGCAATACAACCTGGGCATCAACGTGACCCAAATGGGTATCCCGCTGATCATCATCTACGTCACGGCTGACTTCGGCAGTGTCGGTGGCGGCATTCTGTCTTCGTTCCTGATCGGTCGCGGGATGAACTCGATCAAGGCGCGGCTGCTGTCGATGTTCCTGTTCGCCTGCTGCATCATCGGTGTGGTCATGGCGGCTGGCTCTGCCAATCTGTGGGTTGCAGTAGCTGCTATCTCCCTGGCTATCGGTGCACACCAGGCCTGGACGGCGAACATCTGGAGCCTGGTGATGGACTACACGCCCAAACACATGATGAGCACGGTGTTTGGTTTCGGCGGCATGTGCGCGGCGATTGGCGGGATGTTCATGACCCAGATTGTCGGTCACATCCTCACCGTCACCAACAACAACTACACCGTGTTGTTCACGCTGATTCCGGCGATGTACTTCATCGCGCTGACGTGGATGTACTTCATGGCCCCGCGCAAAATCCCGACCGTCACCGAATAA